One genomic window of Quercus lobata isolate SW786 chromosome 9, ValleyOak3.0 Primary Assembly, whole genome shotgun sequence includes the following:
- the LOC115959742 gene encoding regulator of nonsense transcripts UPF3 isoform X2, with the protein MKEPSEKTKVVVRHLPPSLTHSDLSVNIDEKFSGRYNWFFFRPGKYSLKNQRYSRAYIDFKRPEDVFEFAEFFDGHVFVNEKGAQYKVLVEYAPSQKAPKSTTKKDGREGTIYKDPDYLEFLKIIAKPAEHLPSAEIQLERKEAEQAGAAKEAPIVTPLMEYIRQKRAVESGVQGSSVGGKIRRRTGAASTSKPGSSNTKRSSEKKKYILKESAKNTTQKDKSNFIVVARREDQATTSSGKEIYDERGSVSGIPVTADSVKKKYLLLKGKDRGVSNVPEGLLQQGVTLPAGNSPSSTVPKENQRREAGGRLIRNVLLNSDARHSQSSTAVQPHQKIQILNSESGKRPPRPVNARLGPNGLVAKNETNSFGSEGDTKRTADDKFTKKDLQGLGNVSEKQEKRTRNRDRPDRGVWTPLRRSDVSHTSDENLSSSMLHPTQSQCDSVEVSRGEMKDISYGSRNAEATATMSGRNNSVENGSQRHFGRRGAAHITKDDGSVNMSEGKSSRRGVSGHSAHEKQVWVQKPSSGS; encoded by the exons ccTGAAGAATCAGAGGTATTCTCGAGCCTACATAGACTTCAAGAGGCCTGAAGATGTTTTCGAGTTTGCAGAGTTTTTTGATGGACATGTTTTTGTTAATGAGAAGG GTGCTCAGTATAAGGTTTTAGTTGAATATGCTCCTTCACAGAAGGCCCCGAAGTCAACTACTAAGAAGGATGGTCGTGAAGGGACCATATATAAAG ATCCTGATTATCTAGAGTTCCTCAAAATTATTGCAAAGCCGGCTGAGCATCTACCTAGTGCAGAAATACAgttggaaagaaaagaagcagaGCAAGCtg GTGCTGCAAAAGAAGCTCCTATTGTTACGCCACTTATGGAATATATTCGTCAGAAACGAGCCGTTGAGAGTGGAGTCCAG GGTTCATCAGTTGGTGGCAAGATTAGGAGAAGAACTGGGGCTGCATCCACGAGCAAGCCTGGCTCATCTAATACCAAACGAAGCTCTGAGAAGAAAAAG TATATATTGAAGGAAAGTGCCAAGAATACCACTCAAAAGGACAAGTCAAATTTCATTGTAGTGGCTAGGCGAGAGGATCAAGCAACTACTTCAAGTGGAAAAGAAATATATGATGAGAGAG GTTCTGTTTCTGGAATCCCTGTGACTGCTGACTCTGTAAAGAAGAAGTATCTGCTTCTAAAAGGGAAAGACCGAGGAGTATCTAAC GTTCCTGAGGGTTTGTTACAACAGGGTGTAACATTGCCGGCTGGTAATTCTCCATCTTCAACTGTGCCAAAAGAGAATCAGAGGCGGGAGGCTGGTGGGAGGTTGATTAGAAACGTACTTTTAAATAGTGATGCTCGTCATAGTCAATCTTCAACAGCAGTTCAGCCTCATCAGAAAATTCAAATCTTGAATTCAGAAAGTGGTAAGCGACCACCACGGCCAGTCAATGCACGCTTAGGGCCGAATGGTCTTGTAGCTAAAAATGAGACAAACTCCTTTGGTTCTGAAGGGGATACAAAAAGGACTGCAGATGATAAGTTTACGAAAAAGGACTTGCAAGGTTTGGGTAATGTCAGTGAGAAGCAAGAAAAACGTACAAGAAACAGGGATAGACCTGATCGTGGTGTTTGGACTCCTCTTCGCCGATCTGATGTTTCACATACGAGTGATGAGAACTTGTCATCCTCCATGTTGCATCCTACTCAATCACAATGTGATTCAGTTGAAG TTTCCCGTGGAGAAATGAAAGATATTTCTTATGGAAGTAGGAATGCAGAGGCTACAGCCACTATGAGTGGACGTAATAATTCTGTTGAGAATG GATCCCAAAGACATTTTGGCCGTCGTGGAGCTGCCCACATAACGAAGGATGATGGCTCTGTTAATATGAGTGAGGGGAAATCTTCTAGAAGAGGTGTTAGTGGCCATAGTGCTCATGAG AAACAAGTTTGGGTGCAGAAGCCATCTTCAGGTTCTTAG
- the LOC115959742 gene encoding regulator of nonsense transcripts UPF3 isoform X1, with product MKEPSEKTKVVVRHLPPSLTHSDLSVNIDEKFSGRYNWFFFRPGKYSLKNQRYSRAYIDFKRPEDVFEFAEFFDGHVFVNEKGAQYKVLVEYAPSQKAPKSTTKKDGREGTIYKVDPDYLEFLKIIAKPAEHLPSAEIQLERKEAEQAGAAKEAPIVTPLMEYIRQKRAVESGVQGSSVGGKIRRRTGAASTSKPGSSNTKRSSEKKKYILKESAKNTTQKDKSNFIVVARREDQATTSSGKEIYDERGSVSGIPVTADSVKKKYLLLKGKDRGVSNVPEGLLQQGVTLPAGNSPSSTVPKENQRREAGGRLIRNVLLNSDARHSQSSTAVQPHQKIQILNSESGKRPPRPVNARLGPNGLVAKNETNSFGSEGDTKRTADDKFTKKDLQGLGNVSEKQEKRTRNRDRPDRGVWTPLRRSDVSHTSDENLSSSMLHPTQSQCDSVEVSRGEMKDISYGSRNAEATATMSGRNNSVENGSQRHFGRRGAAHITKDDGSVNMSEGKSSRRGVSGHSAHEKQVWVQKPSSGS from the exons ccTGAAGAATCAGAGGTATTCTCGAGCCTACATAGACTTCAAGAGGCCTGAAGATGTTTTCGAGTTTGCAGAGTTTTTTGATGGACATGTTTTTGTTAATGAGAAGG GTGCTCAGTATAAGGTTTTAGTTGAATATGCTCCTTCACAGAAGGCCCCGAAGTCAACTACTAAGAAGGATGGTCGTGAAGGGACCATATATAAAG TAGATCCTGATTATCTAGAGTTCCTCAAAATTATTGCAAAGCCGGCTGAGCATCTACCTAGTGCAGAAATACAgttggaaagaaaagaagcagaGCAAGCtg GTGCTGCAAAAGAAGCTCCTATTGTTACGCCACTTATGGAATATATTCGTCAGAAACGAGCCGTTGAGAGTGGAGTCCAG GGTTCATCAGTTGGTGGCAAGATTAGGAGAAGAACTGGGGCTGCATCCACGAGCAAGCCTGGCTCATCTAATACCAAACGAAGCTCTGAGAAGAAAAAG TATATATTGAAGGAAAGTGCCAAGAATACCACTCAAAAGGACAAGTCAAATTTCATTGTAGTGGCTAGGCGAGAGGATCAAGCAACTACTTCAAGTGGAAAAGAAATATATGATGAGAGAG GTTCTGTTTCTGGAATCCCTGTGACTGCTGACTCTGTAAAGAAGAAGTATCTGCTTCTAAAAGGGAAAGACCGAGGAGTATCTAAC GTTCCTGAGGGTTTGTTACAACAGGGTGTAACATTGCCGGCTGGTAATTCTCCATCTTCAACTGTGCCAAAAGAGAATCAGAGGCGGGAGGCTGGTGGGAGGTTGATTAGAAACGTACTTTTAAATAGTGATGCTCGTCATAGTCAATCTTCAACAGCAGTTCAGCCTCATCAGAAAATTCAAATCTTGAATTCAGAAAGTGGTAAGCGACCACCACGGCCAGTCAATGCACGCTTAGGGCCGAATGGTCTTGTAGCTAAAAATGAGACAAACTCCTTTGGTTCTGAAGGGGATACAAAAAGGACTGCAGATGATAAGTTTACGAAAAAGGACTTGCAAGGTTTGGGTAATGTCAGTGAGAAGCAAGAAAAACGTACAAGAAACAGGGATAGACCTGATCGTGGTGTTTGGACTCCTCTTCGCCGATCTGATGTTTCACATACGAGTGATGAGAACTTGTCATCCTCCATGTTGCATCCTACTCAATCACAATGTGATTCAGTTGAAG TTTCCCGTGGAGAAATGAAAGATATTTCTTATGGAAGTAGGAATGCAGAGGCTACAGCCACTATGAGTGGACGTAATAATTCTGTTGAGAATG GATCCCAAAGACATTTTGGCCGTCGTGGAGCTGCCCACATAACGAAGGATGATGGCTCTGTTAATATGAGTGAGGGGAAATCTTCTAGAAGAGGTGTTAGTGGCCATAGTGCTCATGAG AAACAAGTTTGGGTGCAGAAGCCATCTTCAGGTTCTTAG
- the LOC115960556 gene encoding putative methylesterase 12, chloroplastic, whose amino-acid sequence MGNRFICMAKKDVKENGSRSKRIGRSQRKLLAEEEFLHKQALSMALHQHQLSQRFEGSMSRRIGSTSKRRNLGDESFSNGKQVPEILGNIQTKKFILINGEGFGAWCWYKTISLLEESGLLPTALDLTGSGIDLTDTNCVATLAEYSKPLIDYLQELSEDEKVILVGHSSGGACISYALEHFPQKISKAIFICATMVSNGQRPFDVFAEELGSAELFMKESKFLIHGNGKDKPPTGFMFEKEQMKGLYFNQSPTKDVALAMVSMRPTPLGPIMEKLSLSPENYGTGRRYYIQTLDDRALSPDVQEKLVRENPPEGVYKIKGSDHCPFFSKPQSLHKILVEIAQIP is encoded by the exons ATGGGTAATCGTTTTATTTGCATGGCAAAGAAGGATGTGAAAGAAAATGGATCCAGAAGCAAAAGAATTGGCAGGTCTCAGAGGAAACTATTGGCTGAGGAGGAGTTCTTGCACAAGCAAGCCTTGTCCATGGCTCTTCATCAGCACCAGTTGTCTCAGAGGTTTGAGGGATCCATGTCAAGGAGAATCGGGTCCACCAGTAAGAGACGCAATCTTGGTGATGAATCATTCTCAAATGGAAAGCAG GTGCCAGAAATCCTAGGGaacattcaaacaaaaaaatttattcttatAAATGGAGAAGGCTTTGGAGCATGGTGTTGGTATAAAACTATTTCTCTGCTGGAGGAATCAGGATTGCTTCCTACTGCCTTGGATCTCACGGGTTCTGGTATTGATCTAACTGATACAAATTGTGTTGCCACATTGGCAGAGTATTCAAAGCCATTGATTGATTATCTACAAGAGCTTTCCGAGGATGAGAAG GTCATTCTGGTTGGTCATAGTAGTGGTGGTGCATGTATTTCTTATGCATTGGAACATTTTCCGCAGAAGATATCAAAAGCAATTTTCATTTGCGCTACAATGGTATCTAATGGCCAGAGGCCTTTTGATGTCTTTGCTGAAGAG CTTGGTTCTGCAGAACTTTttatgaaagaatcaaagtttttAATTCATGGAAATGGAAAAGACAAACCTCCTACGGGATTCATGTTTGAGAAAGAGCAAATGAAAGGGTTATATTTCAATCAGTCCCCAACGAAG GATGTTGCATTGGCCATGGTTTCCATGAGACCCACCCCACTTGGTCCTATCATGGAGAAGCTGTCATTATCCCCTGAAAACTATGGAACAGGCCGGCGGTACTATATTCAGACTCTGGATGATCGTGCACTTTCACCAGATGTTCAAGAGAAGCTAGTGAGAGAAAACCCACCAGAAGGAGTTTACAAGATAAAAGGCAGTGACCACTGCCCATTCTTCTCAAAGCCACAATCACTGCACAAAATTTTGGTTGAAATTGCGCAAATTCCTTAA